The Desulfosporosinus acidiphilus SJ4 genome has a window encoding:
- the chrA gene encoding chromate efflux transporter, with product METKIGNEISRSLEQPKVVSLFEIAKTFLHIGFVSYSLAALGEAKKALVDKKHWMSDEEYLNGLALSQLLPGAPTVNLNTYIGYFVRGFPGALVASIFFVIPCFLAMVVLAHLYLNYNNLPVVSSLFKGVGALVVGLVFNTIIDLWKKGVNTLQLTILAAAGFFMVYFLKVNIMVLLIVAGIVSLAFTFLSYKVYGWKSVMDKKFWVTKKSSQKETSALKFKFSKKKYVTMLIMLGVLIVINFLINFSNPTFRSLGNTLFGIGGLTFGSGYAMLPFIQNTMVNQFHFVTDKEFGVALALSLLTPGPVTVISAFIGYKVAGVFGAALAMANMYFPSFAVVNIISDLYNRAGKIELFKMAIGGIVAAFIGTLWAVIIKLTGSSLVDLPTIGLALGAFGVQRFTKIDTLWIIITGAILSCIIF from the coding sequence ATGGAAACAAAAATAGGAAATGAAATTAGTCGGTCACTGGAACAACCTAAAGTCGTGAGTCTATTTGAAATTGCAAAAACTTTTCTTCACATAGGGTTTGTATCTTATAGCCTAGCTGCTCTTGGAGAAGCCAAAAAAGCATTGGTCGATAAGAAACACTGGATGAGCGATGAGGAATATTTAAACGGTTTAGCCCTTTCTCAGCTTTTACCTGGAGCACCTACGGTTAACCTCAATACCTACATTGGATACTTTGTAAGGGGTTTTCCCGGCGCATTAGTGGCTAGTATCTTTTTTGTTATTCCATGTTTTCTGGCGATGGTCGTTCTTGCCCACCTCTACCTCAATTATAATAATTTACCTGTCGTATCCTCCTTATTTAAAGGCGTCGGCGCACTCGTTGTGGGGCTTGTCTTTAACACCATCATCGATTTATGGAAAAAAGGAGTAAACACTCTTCAGTTAACGATCCTAGCAGCTGCAGGTTTTTTTATGGTGTATTTTTTGAAGGTCAATATCATGGTTCTTCTTATCGTCGCCGGAATTGTTAGCCTGGCTTTTACTTTCTTGTCGTACAAGGTTTATGGTTGGAAATCGGTTATGGATAAAAAGTTCTGGGTTACTAAGAAGTCCTCTCAAAAAGAAACTTCCGCCCTAAAATTTAAGTTTAGTAAGAAAAAGTATGTAACTATGCTAATAATGCTTGGGGTATTAATAGTCATTAACTTTTTGATTAACTTTAGTAACCCGACCTTTCGGAGTCTTGGCAATACGTTATTTGGGATCGGCGGCCTAACCTTTGGAAGTGGCTACGCTATGCTGCCGTTCATTCAGAATACTATGGTTAATCAATTTCACTTTGTCACTGACAAGGAATTTGGGGTGGCCTTGGCTTTGAGCTTATTGACGCCGGGTCCGGTTACCGTGATTTCCGCCTTTATTGGCTATAAAGTGGCTGGCGTCTTCGGAGCTGCCCTAGCTATGGCGAATATGTATTTTCCGTCCTTTGCCGTTGTTAATATTATTTCCGATCTCTATAACCGCGCGGGTAAGATAGAACTATTCAAAATGGCGATCGGCGGAATTGTCGCTGCATTCATTGGAACGCTTTGGGCTGTCATCATTAAATTAACCGGCAGTTCCTTAGTTGATTTACCAACGATAGGGCTTGCTCTAGGAGCCTTTGGTGTACAGCGGTTTACGAAAATTGATACTTTATGGATTATTATTACTGGAGCAATTTTGTCGTGCATCATTTTCTAA
- a CDS encoding extracellular solute-binding protein, with the protein MVQKTLKIIHAGALQHVMEKCQEYFSQYNQGLRIEMEGVGSREGAKRLLSGEKFDIVALADQALFTELLVPNLIKNYFVFATDQIVIGCHHTSIENKEITSENWVDVLLKPQVNFARSDHRLDPCGYRTLMVWQLAERFYNRAGLYSTMEAACIPYTIYPKSLDLSRALLKGKVDYAFLYSSEVIQLGLPYIVLPPKINLSNPAYAKFYDQASVSLESKIPGTNIIIHGSPIEFAIGIAKDSSQPDISQSFVDFLTGQEGSSILEECGLIPC; encoded by the coding sequence ATGGTTCAAAAGACTCTTAAAATAATCCATGCAGGTGCTTTGCAACATGTTATGGAAAAATGTCAAGAATATTTTTCACAATACAACCAAGGTCTTCGAATTGAGATGGAGGGAGTTGGTTCAAGAGAGGGCGCAAAACGACTACTCTCTGGAGAAAAATTTGACATCGTAGCACTAGCGGACCAAGCATTATTTACTGAATTACTTGTGCCCAATCTCATAAAAAATTACTTCGTTTTTGCTACTGACCAAATTGTTATTGGCTGTCATCACACTTCGATTGAAAACAAAGAAATTACTTCTGAAAATTGGGTCGATGTGCTACTAAAGCCCCAAGTTAATTTTGCTCGTTCCGACCATCGTCTAGACCCATGCGGTTATAGGACTCTTATGGTTTGGCAATTAGCTGAAAGATTCTATAATAGAGCCGGACTATACTCAACTATGGAAGCAGCATGTATCCCTTATACTATCTATCCTAAATCACTTGACCTTTCGAGGGCTTTACTAAAGGGCAAAGTTGACTACGCATTTCTTTATTCCTCAGAGGTTATACAATTAGGACTTCCGTATATTGTTCTACCACCGAAAATTAATCTATCGAATCCTGCCTATGCCAAATTTTATGACCAAGCTTCTGTAAGCCTCGAAAGTAAGATCCCAGGAACAAATATAATAATCCATGGTAGCCCTATAGAATTTGCTATTGGAATAGCAAAGGACAGTAGCCAACCCGACATTTCCCAATCGTTTGTTGATTTTCTTACGGGCCAGGAAGGTTCTTCGATTCTAGAAGAATGCGGTTTAATTCCTTGTTAA
- a CDS encoding helix-turn-helix transcriptional regulator yields the protein MDREKVNEPELSLSMERVIQAELLLLLKQKPSHGYELIQRLNDSEFKSAEVDAATVYRNLRRMDKEGLINSQWEVGETGPGRRLYKLTSQGEESLIVWTKYIVRQKTKLENFLETYQQFNNSHPGQ from the coding sequence ATGGATAGAGAGAAGGTAAATGAGCCTGAATTGTCACTATCTATGGAGCGTGTCATTCAAGCGGAATTACTTCTTCTTTTAAAACAAAAACCTTCTCACGGATATGAATTAATCCAACGCCTAAATGATAGTGAATTTAAGAGTGCAGAAGTTGACGCAGCTACAGTTTATAGAAATTTAAGACGTATGGACAAGGAGGGATTGATAAACTCTCAATGGGAAGTCGGTGAGACGGGGCCAGGCAGGAGACTTTATAAGCTGACATCTCAAGGGGAAGAGTCCTTAATTGTCTGGACGAAATACATTGTTCGACAAAAGACAAAGTTAGAGAATTTCTTAGAGACTTATCAACAATTTAACAATTCACACCCTGGACAATAA
- a CDS encoding ArsR/SmtB family transcription factor, which produces MELLETLKILADDTRFKIIQLLISNDFCVGALARTLGISEAAVSQHIQVLRRGGFLRGEKRGYWTHYVVEKNILIQMADELKVLSIPPVNKQFICLRESMNKDNNLGGRNMCKCKCEHPEKLQGKPGDCSKKQIQECHGDENHSCDSEKKEK; this is translated from the coding sequence ATGGAACTCTTGGAAACACTAAAAATTTTGGCGGATGATACACGATTCAAAATCATTCAATTGTTAATATCAAATGATTTTTGTGTGGGGGCACTGGCAAGGACGTTAGGCATATCGGAAGCCGCCGTTTCCCAACACATTCAAGTATTAAGGAGAGGAGGGTTTTTAAGAGGGGAAAAACGTGGTTACTGGACGCATTATGTAGTAGAAAAAAATATCCTTATCCAAATGGCAGATGAGCTTAAAGTATTATCAATACCACCCGTAAATAAGCAGTTTATTTGCCTTCGGGAGTCCATGAATAAAGATAATAATTTAGGAGGGAGAAATATGTGTAAATGTAAATGTGAGCATCCGGAAAAGCTACAAGGAAAACCAGGGGATTGTAGTAAAAAGCAAATACAAGAATGTCACGGTGATGAAAATCATTCTTGCGATAGTGAGAAAAAAGAGAAATAG